From the Diospyros lotus cultivar Yz01 chromosome 13, ASM1463336v1, whole genome shotgun sequence genome, one window contains:
- the LOC127789086 gene encoding high mobility group B protein 1 — MKAAKGKAAANKASKEALKVADDRKIGKRKAAAKASKSSKRQAKGKKDPNKPKRPPSAFFVFLEEFRKTFKKEHPNVKAVSAVGKAGGERWKSMSPAEKEPYEAKAAKRKSEYEKQMNAYNKKQESTADEVDEESDRSKSEVNDEDEESEQEEEEEEEDEDDD; from the exons ATGAAAGCTGCCAAGGGTAAGGCGGCTGCAAACAAGGCCTCAAAGGAGGCGCTGAAGGTCGCTGATGACAG GAAGATTGGTAAGAGGAAGGCTGCCGCTAAGGCAAGCAAGAGTAGCAAAAGACAAGCAAAGGGCAAGAAAGATCCAAACAAGCCTAAAAGGCCTCCCAGTGCCTTCTTTGTTTTCCT TGAGGAGTTTAGAAAGACCTTCAAGAAGGAACACCCTAATGTGAAAGCAGTCTCGGCT GTTGGTAAAGCTGGTGGGGAGAGGTGGAAATCCATGTCTCCAGCA GAAAAAGAACCATATGAAGCCAAAGCTGCCAAAAGGAAGTCCGAGTATGAGAAGCAAATGAACGCTTATAACAAGAAGCAG GAAAGCACGGCTGATGAAGTTGATGAGGAATCTGATAGGTCTAAGTCTGAAGttaatgatgaagatgaagaaagtGAGCAG gaagaagaggaagaagaggaggatgaagatgaTGACTAA